A stretch of the Alnus glutinosa chromosome 6, dhAlnGlut1.1, whole genome shotgun sequence genome encodes the following:
- the LOC133870987 gene encoding uncharacterized protein LOC133870987 isoform X2 → MGLLRVGFQHRSLLRSRVVYLPHHHFHQNPKPFPETSCYPVPSARATRRIPPVRASSSAVPKMVKAIRVHELGGPEVLKWEDVEIGEPKDGEIRVKNKVIGLNFVDVYFRKGVYKAAALPFTPGVEAVGVVTAVGPGLTGRQVGDLVAYAGRPMGSYAEEQILPANKVVPVPPSIDPIIAASVMSKGMTARFLLRRCFKVEPGHTILVHAAAGGVGSLLSQWANVLGATVIGTVSTEEKAAQAKDDGCHHVIIYKEEDFVARVNEITSGDGVDVVYDSVGKDTFQGSLACLKARGYMVSFGQSSGIPDPVPLSALAVKSLFLTRPSLMQYNATRDELLEAAGEVFGNVESGVLRVRVKHTYPLSQAAQAHADLESRKTTGSVVLIP, encoded by the exons ATGGGATTATTAAGAGTAGGATTTCAGCATCGTTCACTCTTACGATCCCGAGTTGTCTATCTTCCACACCACCATTTCCATCAAAATCCAAAACCCTTTCCAGAAACTTCCTGTTACCCCGTACCATCTGCACGTGCAACGAGAAGAATCCCACCGGTGAGAG CGTCATCGTCAGCAGTTCCCAAAATGGTCAAAGCCATCAGGGTTCACGAGCTTGGTGGTCCTGAG GTTCTGAAGTGGGAGGACGTGGAAATAGGAGAACCGAAGGACGGGGAGATTCGTGTGAAAAACAAGGTCATTGGGCTTAATTTCGTTGATGTTTATTTTCGCAAAGGAGTATATAAGGCCGCTGCATTGCCCTTCACCccag GTGTGGAGGCTGTTGGGGTGGTGACAGCTGTGGGTCCTGGACTGACTGGCAGGCAAGTTGGAGACCTTGTAGCTTATGCTGGTCGCCCAATGGGCTCATATGCTGAAGAGCAGATCCTTCCTGCGAATAAAGTTGTGCCTGTTCCGCCCTCTATTGATCCTATCATTGCAGCGTCCGTTATGTCTAAGGGTATGACGGCCCGATTTCTACTCCGCCGATGCTTCAAG GTTGAGCCTGGACACACAATCCTTGTTCACGCAGCAGCTGGTGGAGTTGGATCTCTATTAAGCCAGTGGGCTAATGTCTTAGGTGCCACTGTCATTGGAACTGTCTCCACTGAAGAGAAGGCAGCTCAAGCCAAGGATGATGGGTGTCACCATGTTATaatctataaggaagaagattTTGTTGCTCGTGTCAATGAGATTACATCAGGCGATGGGGTTGATGTTGTCTACGATTCTGTAGGAAAAGATACCTTCCAG GGATCATTGGCATGCTTGAAGGCTCGTGGGTACATGGTGAGTTTTGGGCAGTCATCAGGTATACCAGATCCAGTTCCATTGTCAGCTCTTGCTGTGAAATCCCTGTTCTTGACCAGGCCTTCCCTGATGCAATACAATGCAACTCGGGATGAGCTACTGGAAGCTGCTGGGGAGGTATTTGGTAATGTCGAATCAGGTGTCTTGAGGGTTCGAGTGAAACACACCTACCCTTTGTCTCAGGCAGCACAGGCACATGCAGACCTTGAAAGTAGGAAGACTACTGGATCCGTTGTGTTGATACCCTAA
- the LOC133870987 gene encoding uncharacterized protein LOC133870987 isoform X1 — translation MGLLRVGFQHRSLLRSRVVYLPHHHFHQNPKPFPETSCYPVPSARATRRIPPVRASSSSSSSSSSSSSAVPKMVKAIRVHELGGPEVLKWEDVEIGEPKDGEIRVKNKVIGLNFVDVYFRKGVYKAAALPFTPGVEAVGVVTAVGPGLTGRQVGDLVAYAGRPMGSYAEEQILPANKVVPVPPSIDPIIAASVMSKGMTARFLLRRCFKVEPGHTILVHAAAGGVGSLLSQWANVLGATVIGTVSTEEKAAQAKDDGCHHVIIYKEEDFVARVNEITSGDGVDVVYDSVGKDTFQGSLACLKARGYMVSFGQSSGIPDPVPLSALAVKSLFLTRPSLMQYNATRDELLEAAGEVFGNVESGVLRVRVKHTYPLSQAAQAHADLESRKTTGSVVLIP, via the exons ATGGGATTATTAAGAGTAGGATTTCAGCATCGTTCACTCTTACGATCCCGAGTTGTCTATCTTCCACACCACCATTTCCATCAAAATCCAAAACCCTTTCCAGAAACTTCCTGTTACCCCGTACCATCTGCACGTGCAACGAGAAGAATCCCACCGGTGAGAGCGTCATCGTCATCGTCATCGTCATCGTCATCGTCATCGTCAGCAGTTCCCAAAATGGTCAAAGCCATCAGGGTTCACGAGCTTGGTGGTCCTGAG GTTCTGAAGTGGGAGGACGTGGAAATAGGAGAACCGAAGGACGGGGAGATTCGTGTGAAAAACAAGGTCATTGGGCTTAATTTCGTTGATGTTTATTTTCGCAAAGGAGTATATAAGGCCGCTGCATTGCCCTTCACCccag GTGTGGAGGCTGTTGGGGTGGTGACAGCTGTGGGTCCTGGACTGACTGGCAGGCAAGTTGGAGACCTTGTAGCTTATGCTGGTCGCCCAATGGGCTCATATGCTGAAGAGCAGATCCTTCCTGCGAATAAAGTTGTGCCTGTTCCGCCCTCTATTGATCCTATCATTGCAGCGTCCGTTATGTCTAAGGGTATGACGGCCCGATTTCTACTCCGCCGATGCTTCAAG GTTGAGCCTGGACACACAATCCTTGTTCACGCAGCAGCTGGTGGAGTTGGATCTCTATTAAGCCAGTGGGCTAATGTCTTAGGTGCCACTGTCATTGGAACTGTCTCCACTGAAGAGAAGGCAGCTCAAGCCAAGGATGATGGGTGTCACCATGTTATaatctataaggaagaagattTTGTTGCTCGTGTCAATGAGATTACATCAGGCGATGGGGTTGATGTTGTCTACGATTCTGTAGGAAAAGATACCTTCCAG GGATCATTGGCATGCTTGAAGGCTCGTGGGTACATGGTGAGTTTTGGGCAGTCATCAGGTATACCAGATCCAGTTCCATTGTCAGCTCTTGCTGTGAAATCCCTGTTCTTGACCAGGCCTTCCCTGATGCAATACAATGCAACTCGGGATGAGCTACTGGAAGCTGCTGGGGAGGTATTTGGTAATGTCGAATCAGGTGTCTTGAGGGTTCGAGTGAAACACACCTACCCTTTGTCTCAGGCAGCACAGGCACATGCAGACCTTGAAAGTAGGAAGACTACTGGATCCGTTGTGTTGATACCCTAA
- the LOC133870683 gene encoding uncharacterized protein LOC133870683, with translation MGLLRVAFQHRLLLRSRVVPLPRHHFHQNPKPFPETSCYPIPSARATRRIPPVRASSSSSSSAVPKMVKAIRVYELGGPEVLKWEDVEIGEPKDGEIRVKNKAIGLNFIDVYFRKGVYKAAALPFTPGMEAVGVVTAVGPGLTGRQVGDLVAYAGNPMGSYTEEQILPANKVVPVPSSIDPIIAASVMLKGMTAQFLLRRCFKVEPGHTILVHAAAGGVGSLLSQWANVLGATVIGTVSTEEKAAQAKDDGCHHVIIYKEEDFVARVNEITSGDGVDVVYDSVGKDTFQGSLACLKARGYMVSFGQSSGIPDPVPLSALAVKSLFLTRPSLMQYNTTRDELLQAAGEVFGNVASGALRVRVKHTYPLSQAAQAHADLESRKTTGSVVLIP, from the exons ATGGGATTATTAAGAGTAGCATTTCAGCATCGCTTACTCTTACGATCCCGAGTTGTCCCTCTTCCACGCCACCATTTCCATCAAAATCCAAAACCCTTTCCAGAAACTTCCTGTTACCCTATACCGTCTGCACGTGCAACGAGAAGAATCCCACCGGTGAGAGCGTCATCGTCATCGTCATCGTCAGCAGTTCCCAAAATGGTCAAAGCCATCAGGGTTTACGAGCTTGGTGGTCCTGAG GTTCTGAAGTGGGAGGACGTGGAAATAGGAGAGCCGAAGGACGGGGAGATTCGTGTGAAAAACAAGGCCATTGGGCTTAATTTCATTGATGTGTATTTTCGCAAAGGAGTTTATAAGGCCGCTGCATTGCCCTTCACCccag GTATGGAGGCTGTTGGGGTAGTGACAGCTGTGGGTCCTGGACTGACTGGCAGGCAAGTTGGAGACCTTGTAGCTTATGCTGGTAACCCAATGGGCTCATATACTGAAGAGCAGATCCTTCCTGCGAACAAAGTTGTGCCTGTTCCTTCCTCTATTGATCCTATCATTGCAGCATCTGTTATGCTTAAGGGTATGACGGCCCAATTTCTACTTCGCCGATGCTTCAAG GTTGAGCCTGGACACACAATCCTTGTTCACGCAGCAGCTGGTGGAGTTGGATCTCTATTAAGCCAGTGGGCTAATGTCCTAGGTGCCACTGTCATTGGAACTGTCTCAACTGAAGAGAAGGCAGCTCAAGCCAAGGATGATGGGTGTCACCATGTTATAATCTATAAGGAAGAGGATTTTGTTGCTCGTGTCAATGAGATTACATCAGGCGATGGGGTTGATGTTGTCTACGATTCTGTAGGAAAAGATACCTTCCAG GgatcattggcatgcttaaaggCTCGTGGGTACATGGTGAGTTTTGGGCAGTCATCAGGTATACCAGATCCTGTTCCATTGTCAGCTCTTGCTGTGAAATCCCTGTTCTTGACCAGGCCTTCCCTGATGCAATACAATACAACTCGGGATGAGCTACTGCAAGCTGCTGGGGAGGTATTTGGTAATGTAGCATCAGGTGCCTTGAGGGTTCGAGTAAAACACACCTACCCTTTGTCTCAGGCAGCACAGGCACATGCAGACCTTGAAAGTAGGAAGACTACTGGATCCGTTGTGCTGATACCCTAA